A single genomic interval of Flavobacterium sp. N2820 harbors:
- a CDS encoding c-type cytochrome, which produces MLNLFAHPKRIFLVLFVCFIAFSVWIYAIPLFSPSPYSEKELNLVAEGRLVWQKHNCHTCHQLYGLGGYLGPDLTNVYSRSGNNEYYIRAIVKSGVKQMPAFEISEEEMNALLQFLKNVDQSGTSNPQDYQPEILGTFSLEKK; this is translated from the coding sequence ATGCTGAACCTATTTGCCCATCCAAAACGCATTTTTTTGGTGCTTTTCGTTTGTTTCATAGCGTTTAGTGTTTGGATTTATGCTATTCCACTTTTTAGTCCAAGTCCTTATTCTGAAAAAGAACTTAATTTAGTAGCCGAAGGTAGATTGGTTTGGCAGAAACACAACTGTCATACTTGTCATCAATTGTATGGTTTAGGCGGTTATTTGGGTCCCGATTTAACGAATGTATATTCCAGAAGTGGCAATAACGAATATTACATTAGAGCAATAGTAAAATCAGGTGTTAAGCAAATGCCAGCCTTTGAAATATCGGAAGAGGAAATGAACGCCCTTTTGCAATTTTTAAAAAATGTAGATCAATCGGGAACTTCAAATCCGCAGGATTATCAGCCTGAAATACTAGGAACTTTTAGCTTAGAAAAGAAATGA